A window of Kiritimatiellaceae bacterium contains these coding sequences:
- a CDS encoding sigma-70 family RNA polymerase sigma factor, which translates to MKCHSCPHHDAVKRGEYDTKPWNEIPCSGCKLGEDTFYSVPLDEENPPASALGNPVRALGDSPAMPDTVAEQLVYGSLVSFFDSLLRLPPEQRDIVAWRFQGLSYKEIADRQGTSSQLAEMRHKLALRKCPILRTLFPEKVARRRRRLSNE; encoded by the coding sequence ATGAAATGCCATTCCTGTCCTCATCACGATGCCGTTAAGCGTGGCGAGTACGATACCAAACCTTGGAACGAGATTCCTTGTTCCGGTTGCAAGCTGGGCGAGGATACGTTTTATTCTGTTCCTCTGGACGAGGAAAACCCTCCCGCTTCTGCCTTGGGCAATCCGGTGCGTGCGCTCGGCGATTCCCCGGCCATGCCTGATACAGTGGCAGAACAGTTGGTTTATGGCTCCTTGGTGAGTTTTTTTGACAGCCTGTTGCGCCTTCCCCCTGAACAGCGCGACATCGTCGCCTGGCGGTTTCAGGGCCTGTCGTACAAAGAGATTGCTGATCGGCAGGGGACTTCGTCTCAGTTGGCAGAGATGCGGCACAAGCTTGCTTTGAGGAAGTGTCCGATTTTGCGGACATTGTTCCCTGAAAAAGTTGCCAGGCGCCGCCGCCGTCTTTCCAACGAGTAG
- a CDS encoding helix-turn-helix domain-containing protein, translated as MKPANNDDLIRAVFTATDEAKASALAILEGRDGSPRPLDNGPLLLSMGEAATFLHVSRATLWRTIKAGRLEKVELYPGAFRLRRSDIIALVGHRATCHLSPATSRKEAPRG; from the coding sequence ATGAAACCAGCAAACAACGATGATCTCATCAGAGCGGTCTTCACCGCCACCGACGAAGCCAAGGCAAGCGCTCTTGCCATTCTGGAGGGTAGGGACGGATCGCCGCGTCCTTTAGATAACGGCCCACTTTTACTCTCAATGGGCGAAGCGGCAACGTTCCTTCATGTAAGCCGCGCCACGCTTTGGAGAACCATTAAAGCGGGCCGCCTCGAAAAAGTAGAACTCTATCCCGGCGCATTCCGTCTCCGCCGTTCCGACATCATCGCCCTGGTCGGCCACCGTGCCACCTGCCACCTGTCGCCTGCCACCTCCCGTAAGGAGGCTCCCCGTGGATAA
- a CDS encoding cysteine desulfurase produces the protein MIYLDYNATGPMLPEVLNAMCPFFCEQWANPSSPYAFAKQASDAIEIARSHVASLIGAKPNEIVFSSCATESNQTVLHGVRGKVATSTVEHSSIIDFLKERDNTCFVPVDGAGRLDLEALDFSLTQQQIELVSVIWANNEVGVISPIEQTAKICKKHGVLFHSDAVQAAGKIEVDVKTNEVDYLSLSAHKIFGPKGIGALYVRDGAPYRPLLVGRQEKGRRGGTEAVPLIVGFGKAAELAKKDLSARMGHTKKMRDMLENSILQQIPEAYINGDKTCRLPNTTNIGFKGIDSDTFIQFLSTQGIMAANGSACKSSAITPSHVLTAMGRTHEESNEAIRFSLSHLTQENDICSAVSILKTLAESLRG, from the coding sequence ATGATTTATTTGGACTATAATGCGACAGGCCCAATGTTACCCGAGGTTCTGAATGCTATGTGTCCTTTTTTTTGCGAACAGTGGGCGAACCCCAGCAGTCCCTACGCCTTTGCAAAACAAGCTTCTGACGCTATCGAAATCGCAAGAAGTCATGTCGCATCGCTTATTGGTGCCAAACCAAATGAAATCGTTTTTTCGAGCTGTGCCACGGAAAGCAACCAAACGGTTCTGCATGGAGTCCGTGGCAAGGTGGCGACCTCTACCGTGGAACACAGTTCCATTATAGATTTTCTGAAAGAACGAGATAACACTTGCTTTGTACCCGTCGATGGTGCCGGGCGACTAGATCTTGAAGCATTGGATTTCTCCCTGACCCAGCAACAGATAGAGCTAGTTTCTGTTATCTGGGCAAACAATGAAGTAGGTGTTATTTCGCCTATTGAGCAAACAGCCAAGATATGTAAAAAACACGGGGTTTTGTTCCATAGCGATGCAGTTCAAGCCGCTGGCAAAATAGAAGTCGATGTCAAAACAAACGAAGTCGATTACCTTAGCCTAAGTGCGCACAAAATATTCGGGCCAAAAGGTATTGGTGCGCTCTATGTAAGGGACGGTGCCCCATATAGACCCTTGCTAGTTGGTCGACAGGAGAAAGGCCGCCGAGGAGGAACAGAAGCTGTCCCTCTTATTGTTGGTTTTGGCAAGGCCGCTGAGCTTGCAAAAAAAGATCTCTCTGCACGCATGGGCCACACAAAAAAAATGCGAGACATGCTTGAGAACAGCATTCTTCAACAGATACCGGAGGCATATATCAATGGAGATAAAACTTGCCGCCTTCCCAACACGACCAATATTGGCTTCAAGGGAATCGATTCTGACACGTTCATCCAATTCCTGAGTACCCAAGGCATCATGGCAGCAAATGGCTCTGCCTGTAAATCTAGTGCAATTACGCCCTCACATGTCCTGACAGCCATGGGAAGAACCCACGAAGAGTCAAATGAGGCAATTCGCTTCAGCCTATCGCATCTCACTCAAGAAAACGATATTTGCTCTGCGGTAAGCATTTTGAAGACGCTCGCTGAATCACTTCGAGGCTGA
- a CDS encoding DUF2800 domain-containing protein, which translates to MTEKLHAKHSPSSLKNKELCPHWTNRPGSSKAADEGTMMHSAADTGHLEGLNEEQTIQVQLCLDYVQALEESIPDCKRFNELQVDVCGLTFGTADVILLGQHSAVVIDYKMGKVPVDDASVNLQGWAYALGTFDLFEVEAVKVVFVQPRCDLVTEHTFSRTADYLRMQARVATVILLAEDPHSPYCPHPENCSYCGAQARCPALAAKALAVIEQLPDRLALPAILDPSQITHPDQMALALHLAPVLTAWAESVRAHALEMVQNGQEILGYELRHRSGPRTIKELVAVWDIVHAEFSVPLQEFLTACSISVTALETAVKKSQARGKGAEAVRKMNQLLTAEGLCVSGSEVSYLAKEKTQTAHQNNQ; encoded by the coding sequence ATGACCGAAAAACTCCACGCTAAACACAGCCCCAGCTCGCTGAAAAACAAAGAGCTCTGTCCGCACTGGACAAATAGACCCGGTTCATCCAAGGCAGCCGATGAAGGCACGATGATGCACAGTGCCGCCGATACCGGCCACTTGGAAGGTCTCAACGAGGAACAGACCATACAGGTTCAGCTCTGTCTGGATTATGTCCAGGCATTAGAAGAATCCATTCCGGACTGCAAGCGGTTCAATGAATTGCAGGTGGATGTCTGCGGACTAACCTTCGGCACGGCTGACGTGATCCTGCTCGGGCAACATTCCGCCGTCGTCATTGATTACAAAATGGGCAAGGTGCCGGTGGATGATGCCTCAGTCAATCTGCAAGGCTGGGCTTACGCGCTCGGCACATTCGATCTTTTTGAAGTTGAAGCGGTCAAGGTGGTTTTCGTCCAGCCCCGTTGCGATCTGGTCACGGAGCATACCTTCAGCCGTACAGCCGATTATCTGCGGATGCAGGCGCGTGTCGCTACCGTGATCCTGCTCGCGGAAGACCCGCACAGTCCGTATTGCCCCCATCCGGAAAACTGTTCTTACTGCGGTGCACAGGCTCGCTGTCCCGCGCTGGCTGCCAAAGCCCTAGCGGTAATAGAACAGCTTCCCGACCGGCTTGCGCTTCCGGCAATCCTTGATCCATCGCAAATAACACATCCCGATCAAATGGCGTTGGCTCTTCACCTTGCGCCGGTATTGACCGCGTGGGCCGAATCCGTCCGCGCCCATGCGCTGGAAATGGTGCAAAACGGGCAGGAAATCCTCGGCTACGAACTGCGCCATCGCTCCGGACCGCGAACCATCAAAGAACTGGTTGCGGTCTGGGACATTGTACACGCGGAATTTTCCGTTCCGCTCCAGGAATTTCTGACCGCCTGCTCGATCTCAGTCACGGCGCTTGAAACCGCCGTCAAGAAATCTCAGGCGAGAGGGAAGGGCGCCGAGGCCGTCAGGAAAATGAACCAGTTGCTCACCGCCGAAGGACTGTGTGTATCCGGCTCTGAAGTTTCCTATCTGGCCAAGGAAAAAACGCAAACAGCTCATCAAAACAACCAGTAA